In the genome of Prosthecobacter algae, one region contains:
- a CDS encoding N-acetylmuramoyl-L-alanine amidase-like domain-containing protein produces MNRRSLLHALAAASLPGFLPAAEHLPQNLTFIGQAKFDRIVTRALQEKWRTLPIGERITRAARAMAGTPYVGYTLEIHDHIESPSANFDGQDCWTFFEIALGLARMLALPQDRFTPADLLHQIELTRYRSGICNGSYLDRIHYLDEWFQDNQKRGHIRNITPTLGKTVPLEGRRIDEMTVLWKSYRYLKHNPDLRPGMARIEAELQTRPFRYLPKDQVRDIEPRLQSGDIIGIVTHKPHVYCSHVGLAVRTADGTCHFMHASQTHKRVLVDKALHAYLADFKSHAGIVVARPLD; encoded by the coding sequence ATGAATCGCCGCTCTCTTCTTCACGCCCTGGCCGCCGCCTCCCTTCCGGGCTTCCTGCCAGCTGCCGAGCATCTCCCGCAAAATCTAACCTTCATCGGCCAGGCGAAATTTGACCGCATTGTCACCCGTGCCCTCCAGGAAAAATGGCGCACCCTGCCCATCGGCGAGCGCATCACCCGCGCCGCGCGCGCCATGGCCGGCACGCCGTATGTCGGCTACACCCTTGAGATCCACGACCACATCGAATCCCCCTCCGCCAACTTCGATGGTCAGGACTGCTGGACCTTCTTTGAGATCGCCCTCGGCCTTGCCCGCATGCTGGCCCTCCCTCAGGACCGCTTCACGCCCGCCGACCTCCTGCATCAGATCGAACTCACCCGCTACCGCAGCGGCATCTGCAATGGCAGCTACCTGGACCGCATCCACTACCTCGACGAATGGTTCCAGGATAACCAAAAACGTGGCCACATTCGCAACATCACCCCCACGCTGGGGAAAACCGTTCCGCTCGAAGGCCGCCGCATTGATGAAATGACCGTGCTGTGGAAAAGCTACCGCTACCTGAAGCACAACCCCGACCTCCGTCCCGGCATGGCCCGGATCGAGGCCGAGCTGCAAACGCGCCCCTTCCGCTACCTGCCCAAGGACCAGGTGCGCGACATCGAACCCCGGCTGCAAAGCGGCGACATCATCGGCATCGTCACTCACAAGCCCCATGTCTATTGCAGCCACGTCGGGCTGGCCGTGCGCACCGCCGATGGCACCTGCCATTTCATGCACGCCTCCCAGACTCATAAACGGGTGCTGGTAGACAAAGCCCTGCATGCCTACCTGGCCGACTTTAAAAGTCACGCCGGAATCGTGGTGGCGCGCCCCCTGGATTGA
- a CDS encoding aldose epimerase family protein codes for MFRCVLFAAAFALMTSSSSVAAHVVSTSWGKTTAGEEVQLFTLSRGAGLEVQVTNYGGIIVAVKVPDKKGVVADVVLGFDTLEPYLGKHPHFGCITGRYANRIGGASFQIDGVQHEVTANSGKHHIHGGKEAFDKKVWKARVLEDEVAVELSYTSADGEEGFPGKLDCTVTYTVTPEQELKIEYRATTDKATVVNLTNHSYFNLAGEGSGDILGHELTIPAETFTATDDALIPTGEIVSLVDTALDFTTPHLIGERIGTNYKPLIQGKGYDHNYVLPGSGIKLAARAKDPKSGRVMEVHTSDPAVQLYTGNHLKGVKGKAGHVYEARHGFCLETQKYPDSPNKPQFPSAVVRPGEPYLHTTIFKFYAE; via the coding sequence ATGTTTCGCTGCGTCCTTTTCGCTGCTGCTTTTGCCCTCATGACCTCATCATCGTCCGTTGCTGCCCACGTCGTCTCCACGTCCTGGGGAAAAACAACCGCAGGTGAAGAGGTGCAACTTTTTACCCTGAGCCGAGGTGCTGGGCTGGAGGTGCAGGTGACCAATTACGGGGGCATCATCGTCGCCGTGAAGGTGCCGGACAAAAAAGGCGTGGTGGCGGATGTGGTGCTGGGATTTGACACGCTGGAGCCTTATCTGGGCAAACATCCTCACTTTGGCTGCATCACAGGACGTTATGCGAACCGGATTGGCGGGGCCTCATTTCAGATTGATGGCGTACAGCATGAAGTCACGGCGAACTCGGGTAAGCATCACATCCATGGTGGTAAGGAGGCCTTTGACAAAAAAGTCTGGAAGGCCCGGGTGTTGGAAGATGAGGTGGCGGTGGAGCTGAGCTACACGAGTGCCGATGGCGAGGAGGGATTCCCTGGAAAGCTGGACTGCACGGTAACCTACACCGTCACGCCTGAACAGGAACTGAAGATCGAATACCGGGCCACGACGGACAAGGCGACAGTGGTGAACCTGACGAACCACAGTTACTTCAATCTCGCAGGGGAAGGCAGTGGGGATATTTTGGGGCATGAGCTAACCATCCCGGCAGAAACCTTTACCGCGACAGATGACGCCCTGATTCCTACCGGGGAGATCGTGAGCCTTGTGGACACGGCGCTGGATTTTACGACACCGCATCTTATCGGCGAGCGCATCGGAACAAACTATAAACCGTTGATCCAGGGCAAGGGGTATGACCACAATTATGTGCTGCCAGGTTCTGGGATCAAGCTGGCGGCGCGGGCCAAGGACCCGAAAAGCGGCCGCGTGATGGAGGTGCATACGAGCGACCCTGCGGTGCAGCTTTACACCGGCAATCATCTGAAAGGTGTGAAGGGCAAGGCGGGACATGTGTATGAGGCCCGCCATGGATTCTGTCTGGAAACCCAAAAGTATCCGGACAGCCCGAACAAGCCGCAGTTCCCCAGTGCCGTTGTGCGCCCTGGCGAGCCCTATTTGCACACCACGATCTTTAAGTTTTACGCTGAGTGA